In Natronomonas halophila, one DNA window encodes the following:
- a CDS encoding DUF7115 domain-containing protein — protein sequence MDELPERLVEAVGDATAIELIDIGGGDIVAITPAETYCYRSEGLLSDETVDRYPHDIDRLTTEAGRRKTTIHFETIDGERSLTVPGNVADEVIEAILKGVLRTADVVDDGETIQALFRFSELTLVVTEDQLLKHVGSAVWNDDYEAFAYEALTDLDFEEGSVATQVIVEVDGRRQRVKVPNEHAGRVRQEVQSAVFEYHDVSSLGGLRAEVREEEDEEESEADEDDTDSESSAVVDSDWSPPADQDVTSLSENKASSGGTDESITGSDAERNTDDAAGATAADVDALAEQVDELTETVERQSELIEAQQETLEKLVDELRRGR from the coding sequence ATGGACGAACTCCCGGAACGCCTCGTCGAGGCCGTCGGTGATGCGACGGCCATCGAACTCATCGACATCGGCGGTGGCGACATCGTCGCTATCACCCCCGCGGAGACGTACTGCTACCGCTCCGAGGGGCTGTTGTCCGACGAGACCGTCGACCGCTACCCGCACGACATCGACCGGCTGACGACCGAAGCCGGCCGCCGGAAGACGACGATTCACTTCGAGACCATCGACGGCGAACGGAGCCTCACAGTCCCCGGTAACGTCGCCGACGAGGTCATCGAAGCCATCCTGAAAGGCGTCCTCCGAACGGCCGACGTCGTCGACGATGGCGAGACGATTCAGGCGTTGTTCCGGTTCAGCGAACTCACCCTCGTGGTGACCGAAGACCAACTCCTGAAACACGTCGGCAGCGCCGTCTGGAACGACGACTACGAGGCCTTCGCCTACGAGGCGCTGACCGACCTCGATTTCGAGGAGGGCAGCGTCGCCACACAGGTCATCGTGGAGGTCGACGGCCGCCGCCAGCGCGTGAAAGTGCCGAACGAACACGCCGGCCGTGTCCGACAGGAGGTTCAAAGCGCCGTCTTCGAGTACCACGACGTCTCCTCGCTGGGCGGCCTCCGCGCGGAGGTCCGCGAGGAGGAAGACGAAGAGGAGTCGGAAGCCGACGAGGACGATACCGATTCCGAGTCCTCCGCAGTGGTCGATTCCGACTGGTCGCCGCCCGCTGACCAGGACGTGACCAGTCTCTCGGAGAACAAAGCCAGCAGCGGCGGTACGGACGAGTCAATCACGGGGAGTGACGCCGAACGCAACACCGACGATGCTGCGGGTGCGACCGCGGCCGACGTCGACGCGCTCGCCGAACAAGTCGATGAACTGACCGAAACCGTCGAACGGCAGAGCGAACTCATCGAGGCACAACAGGAGACGCTCGAAAAATTAGTCGACGAACTCCGCCGCGGCCGGTAG